A single genomic interval of Malania oleifera isolate guangnan ecotype guangnan chromosome 11, ASM2987363v1, whole genome shotgun sequence harbors:
- the LOC131167796 gene encoding glycosyltransferase-like At3g57200 produces MAGLHASLRPTHPSSSSSLSSFSSQHTFGSRLLLLLTVLPLALAAFAFTLQWRGGLTDPTTRWSSDRSELPGMVVARSSPARASSTPCVNVLGRSSQPSFPIYGGWNFSSLGDLRPKVCIMTSTSAGLEQILPWIFFHKVVGVSTFLLFVEGKAAKPNASKVLKSIPGVKVIYRTKELEEQQAKSRIWNETWLASFFYKPCNYELFVKQSLNMEMAIVMARDTGMDWIIHLDTDELIHPAGIREYSLLQLFADVPENIDQVVFPNYESGVERDDIKDPFSEVSLFKKNFDHLQRKTYFGSYKEATRGNPNYFLTYGNGKSAARIQDHLRPNGAHRWHNYMKNPKEIKLEEAAILHYTYPKFSDLTSRRDRCGCKPTKVDVKRCFMLEFDRAAFIIASTATEEEMLQWYREHVVWTDKTLMMKLLKKGILTRIYAPMAIVRGLRESGVFSSIIASAQATHSKDKLLSRKWSNSSKTIESEAISTRKIGNKGASQATAREVLEIGETDETDSHAPAVPPLSPPGMDKLLVDVQFFHIQ; encoded by the exons ATGGCGGGTCTCCATGCTTCTCTGAGACccacccatccttcttcctcctcttctttatcttctttttcatctcaACACACATTCGGTTCGCGTCTCCTTCTCTTGCTCACTGTTCTACCTCTAGCCCTCGCCGCCTTCGCCTTCACCCTCCAATGGCGCGGAGGCTTGACGGACCCCACTACCCGCTGGTCCTCCGACCGGTCGGAGCTCCCCGGCATGGTCGTTGCAAGGTCCTCGCCCGCCCGCGCATCATCGACCCCCTGCGTCAATGTTCTGGGTCGGAGCTCCCAGCCCTCTTTTCCCATCTATGGAGGCTGGAATTTCAGCTCTCTGGGTGATCTAAGGCCTAAG GTATGTATAATGACAAGCACCTCTGCTGGCTTGGAGCAAATTCTACCATGGATCTTTTTTCACAAGGTTGTAGGGGTTTCAACATTTCTTTTGTTTGTGGAGGGAAAAGCTGCAAAACCTAATGCTTCTAAAGTCCTTAAATCAATTCCA GGCGTAAAAGTCATTTACCGAACAAAAGAGTTGGAGGAACAACAAGCTAAGAG CCGGATCTGGAACGAGACTTGGCTGGCAAGCTTTTTCTACAAACCATGCAACTATGAGTTGTTTGTGAAGCAGTCACTCAATATGGAAATGGCTATTGTCATGGCAAGG GATACTGGAATGGATTGGATCATCCATCTTGACACCGATGAGTTAATACATCCAGCTGGTATTCGTGAATACTCTTTACTACAGTTGTTTGCAGATGTGCCGGAAAACATTGATCAAGTTGTATTTCCAAATTAT gaaaGTGGGGTTGAGCGAGATGATATAAAGGACCCTTTCAGTGAG GTATCATTGTTCAAGAAGAATTTTGACCATCTTCAAAGAAAAACATACTTTGGTAGTTACAAAGAAGCAACCCGTGGTAATCCTAATTACTTTTTGACTTATGGAAATGGGAAGTCAGCTGCACGGATTCAAGATCATCTTCGTCCTAATGGTGCACACAGATGGCACAACTATATGAAGAACCCTAA AGAGATCAAATTGGAAGAGGCTGCAATTTTGCATTACACATATCCTAAATTTTCTGATTTGACTTCGAGACGTGACCGGTGTGGCTGCAAGCCTACAAAGGTGGACGTGAAACGATGCTTCATGTTGGAATTTGACAGAGCT GCATTCATAATTGCTTCGACTGCAACAGAGGAGGAAATGCTTCAATG GTACCGTGAGCACGTTGTGTGGACCGACAAAACTCTGATGATGAAACTTCTAAAGAAAGGCATTTTGACTCGCATTTATGCTCCCATG GCTATTGTTCGTGGATTGAGGGAATCTGGTGTTTTCAGTTCCATAATTGCATCGGCTCAGGCAACTCACTCAAAGGACAAGTTATTATCCCGTAAGTGGAGTAATTCATCCAAGACAATTGAATCTGAAGCCATTTCCACAAGAAAGATTGGCAATAAAGGTGCGTCTCAGGCAACTGCAAGAGAAGTGTTGGAAATTGGAGAAACTGATGAAACTGATTCTCATGCCCCAGCTGTCCCTCCATTATCACCTCCTGGAATGGACAAACTCTTAGTAGATGTACAATTTTTCCATATACAATGA